In Epilithonimonas zeae, a single window of DNA contains:
- the ftsA gene encoding cell division protein FtsA, which produces MENQEYSVGLDIGTTKIVAIVGRRNAHGKIEILGVGKAKSLGVHKGIVNNISQTINSIKTAVAEAQSSAGVPIHKVTVGIAGKHIRSLQHSDYIMREHPDRYITEDDIEKLKDQVKKLVMLPGEEIIHVLPQEYKVDSEGEIQEPVGMHGKRLEANFHVVVGQMGSIRNIARCVREAGLEMEALTLEPLASSEAVLTKEEKEAGVAIVDIGGGTTDIAIFKDNIIRHTCVIPYGGGIITDDIKEGCSIIEKHAEQLKVKFGSSVPELEKDSTYVTIPGLHGRPDKEISLKVLAQIINARVEEILEMVNTELKAYGAFEQKKKLIAGIVLTGGGSNLRNLRQLANYTTGFDSRIGFANEYVANDKNQYLKGPEFATSIGLLMESLKIRDKRVLPTEEEIIEEAVAKAEPVAQPTAEAEKPQPVQRIEEAAKPKEENRRSKPTFGQSLMDKVKKFFEEVEE; this is translated from the coding sequence ATGGAAAATCAAGAGTATTCAGTAGGTCTGGACATTGGGACAACCAAGATTGTCGCCATTGTCGGAAGACGTAACGCTCACGGAAAAATCGAAATCCTGGGCGTTGGGAAGGCTAAAAGTCTTGGTGTTCACAAAGGAATCGTGAACAACATTTCCCAAACCATCAATTCCATCAAAACTGCAGTGGCAGAAGCGCAATCCAGCGCTGGAGTTCCTATACACAAGGTAACTGTCGGGATTGCAGGAAAACATATCCGTTCTCTCCAGCATTCGGATTATATAATGAGAGAGCATCCGGATAGATACATCACAGAAGATGATATCGAGAAACTAAAAGACCAGGTAAAGAAATTGGTAATGTTGCCTGGAGAAGAAATCATCCACGTTTTGCCTCAGGAATACAAAGTAGATTCTGAAGGTGAAATCCAGGAACCGGTTGGGATGCACGGCAAAAGGTTAGAAGCTAATTTCCACGTTGTAGTGGGACAAATGGGTTCTATCAGAAACATTGCAAGATGCGTTCGTGAAGCAGGTCTGGAGATGGAAGCTTTGACCTTGGAACCTTTGGCGTCGTCTGAAGCAGTTCTGACTAAAGAAGAAAAAGAAGCTGGTGTTGCGATTGTAGATATCGGTGGAGGAACTACGGATATCGCGATTTTTAAAGATAACATCATTCGTCATACTTGTGTGATTCCTTACGGTGGTGGAATTATCACCGATGATATAAAGGAAGGATGTTCAATCATCGAGAAACACGCAGAACAATTGAAAGTGAAGTTCGGTTCGTCTGTTCCGGAATTGGAAAAAGACAGTACTTATGTGACAATCCCGGGATTGCACGGCCGTCCGGATAAGGAGATTTCGTTGAAAGTTTTGGCTCAGATTATCAATGCAAGAGTTGAAGAAATTCTTGAAATGGTAAATACGGAGTTGAAAGCTTACGGCGCTTTCGAGCAAAAGAAAAAACTGATTGCAGGAATCGTTTTGACTGGAGGTGGTTCCAACTTGAGAAACCTTCGTCAATTGGCGAATTATACAACCGGTTTCGACAGCAGAATTGGCTTCGCTAACGAATATGTGGCGAACGATAAAAACCAATATCTGAAAGGACCAGAATTTGCAACGTCAATCGGTTTGTTAATGGAAAGTCTTAAAATCAGAGATAAAAGAGTCCTTCCAACCGAAGAGGAAATTATCGAAGAAGCTGTAGCCAAAGCAGAACCAGTTGCACAACCAACTGCAGAAGCTGAGAAACCTCAACCAGTTCAGCGCATTGAAGAAGCTGCAAAACCAAAAGAAGAGAACAGAAGAAGCAAACCTACTTTCGGACAATCTCTTATGGATAAAGTAAAAAAATTCTTTGAAGAAGTAGAAGAGTAA
- a CDS encoding cell division protein FtsQ/DivIB, whose translation MKNKWRILKILVTVVLFGFLLSFSLKRFNNAKMENVSINMNQSKTPVYFIDEKDIKDLVKQYNPTRKIGDVKIPELEKKINENPFVDSANVYMNLNGNLNVDIKQRVPVFRLNKNGKDFYVDEKGVEFPISRNFSYPCMLVMGDVEASEYQELGKLVEKIDKDDFSKKYFIGIKKEKDNYNLLTSDGNYKVEIGDLENIDFKVKGFKTFVEKYLVYQSPEKYKKISVKYNNQIVTTLNPYFKENDSILRNAPKIEITKPEEKPTQSLASVPAKTETKKSEPKPEPKKEIKKAEAKKSEVKKETSKPKKVEKKSEPKKSSEKKKETTSKSSSDKKKKAKVVVE comes from the coding sequence ATGAAAAACAAGTGGAGAATATTGAAGATATTGGTAACAGTGGTCCTTTTTGGATTTCTGCTCAGTTTCTCGTTGAAGCGTTTCAACAACGCCAAGATGGAGAATGTGTCTATCAATATGAACCAAAGCAAAACGCCGGTTTATTTCATTGATGAGAAGGACATCAAGGATTTGGTGAAACAATACAACCCGACAAGAAAAATCGGGGATGTGAAGATTCCGGAATTGGAGAAAAAAATTAATGAAAATCCATTCGTTGACAGTGCGAATGTTTATATGAATCTGAACGGAAACCTTAATGTTGATATTAAGCAAAGAGTTCCGGTTTTCAGATTAAATAAAAATGGAAAAGATTTTTATGTGGACGAAAAAGGCGTAGAATTCCCGATTTCGAGAAATTTTTCTTATCCGTGTATGTTGGTAATGGGTGATGTTGAAGCTTCTGAATATCAGGAACTCGGAAAGTTGGTTGAGAAAATTGACAAAGATGATTTTAGTAAAAAATATTTCATCGGAATCAAGAAAGAAAAAGACAATTATAATCTTCTGACGAGCGATGGGAATTACAAAGTTGAGATTGGAGATTTAGAAAATATTGATTTTAAGGTTAAAGGATTTAAAACTTTTGTAGAGAAATATCTGGTTTATCAGAGCCCTGAGAAATACAAAAAGATTTCGGTTAAATACAATAATCAGATTGTAACCACACTGAATCCTTATTTCAAGGAAAACGACAGTATTCTGAGAAATGCACCAAAAATTGAAATCACAAAACCGGAAGAAAAACCGACGCAATCATTAGCATCAGTTCCGGCAAAAACAGAAACTAAAAAATCGGAACCCAAGCCGGAACCGAAAAAAGAAATAAAAAAAGCTGAAGCTAAAAAATCAGAGGTCAAGAAAGAAACTTCGAAACCTAAAAAAGTAGAGAAGAAATCTGAACCGAAAAAATCTTCGGAAAAGAAAAAGGAAACCACTTCCAAATCGTCTTCTGATAAAAAGAAAAAAGCAAAAGTAGTAGTAGAATAA
- the murC gene encoding UDP-N-acetylmuramate--L-alanine ligase, with amino-acid sequence MSILNKYQNFYFIGIGGIGMSALARYFHANGKNVLGYDKTPTKLTAQLGFEGIDISFEDVIDEKIVAFDKESTLVIYTPAIKKLGILDYFASESFEILKRAKVLGLITENTDCIAVAGTHGKTTTSTLIAHLCKEANLPSSAFLGGISENFKSNFDYNGNQFSVVEADEYDRSFLNLSPDWAVVTSIDADHLDIYGDRVQIEDGFRQFASLVPNDNQLFVRKGIAIGREHKTYAVNEEADYYSDNLRMDHDKIYFDFHTPTQEIEDFVWEIPGIHNVENATVALAILSNLGVNFDTLKKAIANFKGIKRRYTKHIFDNGKIYIDDYAHHPTELNAVIGSIKTFYPTKKLLVVFQPHLFSRTRDFAEDFARSLEKADDLLLLDIYPARELQENFEGITSSWLSDKIEIVNKKVCTLQETFELIKEKDFDILLTVGAGNIDTLYDPIMEWLPNVEKVEL; translated from the coding sequence ATGAGCATCTTAAATAAATATCAAAACTTCTATTTCATCGGTATCGGTGGGATTGGGATGAGTGCACTGGCGAGATACTTTCACGCCAACGGCAAAAATGTTTTGGGTTATGATAAAACGCCTACAAAATTGACAGCTCAGCTTGGTTTTGAAGGAATTGATATTTCTTTTGAAGATGTGATTGATGAGAAAATTGTAGCGTTCGACAAAGAATCGACTTTGGTTATTTATACGCCAGCAATTAAGAAACTGGGAATCTTAGATTATTTTGCAAGTGAAAGTTTTGAAATCCTAAAACGAGCAAAAGTTCTTGGATTAATTACTGAAAATACAGATTGCATTGCAGTTGCAGGAACGCACGGCAAGACGACAACTTCAACTTTGATTGCACATTTGTGTAAGGAAGCAAATCTTCCATCGTCTGCATTTTTAGGTGGAATTTCTGAGAATTTCAAATCTAATTTTGATTACAACGGCAACCAGTTTTCTGTAGTTGAAGCGGATGAATATGATAGAAGTTTTCTAAACCTTTCTCCGGATTGGGCGGTTGTAACATCGATTGATGCAGACCATTTGGATATTTATGGAGATAGAGTTCAGATTGAAGATGGTTTCCGACAGTTTGCGTCTTTGGTTCCGAATGACAATCAGTTGTTTGTGAGAAAAGGAATTGCTATCGGAAGAGAGCACAAGACTTACGCAGTGAATGAGGAAGCAGATTATTATTCCGATAACTTGAGAATGGACCACGATAAAATCTATTTCGATTTTCACACGCCAACGCAGGAAATTGAAGATTTTGTTTGGGAAATTCCTGGAATTCACAATGTTGAGAATGCAACCGTTGCTTTAGCAATTCTGAGCAATTTAGGTGTTAATTTCGATACTTTGAAAAAAGCAATTGCTAATTTCAAAGGCATCAAGAGAAGATATACCAAACATATTTTCGATAACGGAAAAATCTATATCGACGATTATGCGCATCATCCAACAGAGCTAAATGCAGTGATTGGTTCGATTAAAACTTTTTATCCAACCAAGAAATTGTTGGTGGTTTTTCAACCTCATCTTTTCAGCAGAACGAGAGATTTTGCAGAAGATTTTGCAAGAAGTCTGGAGAAAGCTGATGATTTATTGCTGTTGGATATTTATCCGGCAAGGGAACTTCAGGAAAATTTTGAAGGAATTACCTCATCGTGGTTATCGGATAAAATTGAAATTGTAAACAAGAAAGTCTGCACATTACAGGAGACTTTTGAATTGATAAAAGAAAAAGATTTTGATATTTTATTGACAGTAGGCGCGGGAAATATTGATACACTTTATGACCCGATTATGGAGTGGCTTCCCAATGTTGAAAAAGTAGAATTATGA
- the murG gene encoding undecaprenyldiphospho-muramoylpentapeptide beta-N-acetylglucosaminyltransferase has protein sequence MNKKLKILMSGGGTGGHIFPAVAIAQEIQKRFPDAEFLFIGANGKMEMEKVPQAGFKIEGLNIAGFDRGNLLKNIGLPFKIISSLMKAKKIIKDFKPDFAVGTGGFASGPALYIAAKMGIPTFIQEQNSLPGKTNVFNAKKAKAVFTAYPDMEKFFSGTKTYFSGNPIRQNIITDLIDKDLAKEKLGLDKNKLTILSVGGSLGSRTLNNGWKDNFDKLREKDYQLIWQTGKTDFAEITSSIQPPASIQIKEFISDMALAYSAADVIVSRAGAIAISELAVAKKPVLLVPFPFAAEDHQTKNAMTLVDKNAARMVKDSEMKDKFWNTLSEICESENVRKEMSNNLEFFAKPKATEMIVDEILKYI, from the coding sequence ATGAACAAAAAACTGAAAATATTAATGAGTGGCGGAGGAACAGGTGGACACATCTTTCCGGCGGTTGCGATTGCTCAGGAAATCCAAAAGAGATTTCCTGATGCCGAGTTTTTGTTCATTGGTGCCAACGGGAAAATGGAAATGGAAAAGGTTCCTCAGGCCGGATTTAAAATCGAAGGATTGAACATCGCTGGATTTGACAGAGGTAATCTTCTCAAGAATATTGGATTGCCATTTAAAATCATTTCCAGCCTGATGAAAGCTAAGAAAATCATCAAAGATTTCAAACCAGATTTTGCGGTTGGAACCGGGGGTTTTGCAAGCGGACCAGCATTGTACATCGCAGCGAAAATGGGAATTCCGACTTTCATACAAGAACAGAATTCTTTGCCAGGAAAGACCAATGTTTTCAATGCGAAAAAAGCAAAAGCCGTTTTCACAGCCTATCCAGATATGGAGAAATTTTTCTCGGGAACAAAAACTTATTTCTCGGGAAATCCGATTCGTCAGAATATCATCACGGATTTGATTGATAAGGATTTGGCAAAAGAAAAATTAGGCTTAGATAAAAATAAATTGACGATTCTTTCGGTTGGCGGTTCTCTTGGTTCCAGAACCTTGAACAACGGCTGGAAAGATAATTTTGATAAACTGAGAGAGAAAGATTATCAGTTAATCTGGCAAACGGGAAAGACGGATTTTGCTGAAATAACTTCCAGCATCCAACCTCCAGCTTCTATCCAAATTAAGGAATTCATCTCCGATATGGCTTTGGCTTATTCGGCGGCAGATGTGATTGTTTCCAGAGCTGGTGCGATTGCGATTTCTGAATTGGCAGTTGCGAAAAAACCGGTTTTATTGGTTCCATTTCCGTTTGCGGCAGAAGACCATCAAACCAAAAATGCTATGACTTTGGTTGATAAAAATGCGGCGAGAATGGTCAAAGATTCTGAGATGAAAGATAAGTTTTGGAACACACTTTCAGAGATTTGTGAGAGTGAGAATGTAAGAAAAGAAATGTCAAATAATCTGGAGTTTTTTGCAAAACCAAAAGCAACAGAGATGATTGTAGATGAAATATTAAAATACATTTAA
- a CDS encoding FtsW/RodA/SpoVE family cell cycle protein codes for MENQTTENKFELLKGDKVLWSVIILISFLSVFPVYSASSNLEYIVNNGTTTGHVFKHIVFVFIGLGIMRFVGTVKYEYIGKLSSILLLFTIGLLLITMFTGQKIEGASASRWLKIPGTPISFQPSSFAYLMLIIYLCRYLTKKIKRERVPIENIVYIFGPILIVFGLVAKDNGSTALMIMMVSIIILIIGQLAWQYVAGFISVAVVFVVMFLVIALNTNLIGGNRVHTWMSRIETFTSSKKTADVEDESIKAKNYQVMQAKAAIVHGGFNGIGPGKSALKQTLPQSVSDFIFAIIVEEYGWIGAFVLISLYMIMIIRIVMIASKMPAFFGSLLVLAIGLMIFIQLSVNIAVAVNLIPVTGQPLPLISYGGTSMLVTYIQLGIILNVSSRIQVFDEEGLGKRQSIEEINDIA; via the coding sequence ATGGAAAACCAAACTACAGAAAACAAATTCGAGTTGCTGAAAGGAGACAAGGTTCTTTGGTCGGTTATCATTTTGATATCCTTCCTTTCCGTGTTTCCGGTTTATTCCGCAAGTTCGAATCTGGAATATATTGTGAATAACGGGACCACGACAGGTCACGTTTTCAAGCATATCGTTTTTGTATTCATTGGTTTGGGAATTATGCGTTTCGTAGGAACAGTTAAGTACGAATATATTGGAAAACTGAGTTCCATTCTGCTTTTGTTCACGATTGGACTGTTGTTGATAACGATGTTCACAGGACAAAAGATTGAAGGTGCAAGTGCTTCGCGTTGGTTGAAAATCCCGGGAACACCGATTTCCTTTCAGCCATCTTCGTTTGCTTATTTGATGCTGATTATTTATCTGTGCAGATATTTGACTAAGAAAATCAAAAGGGAAAGAGTTCCGATTGAGAACATTGTTTACATATTCGGACCAATTCTAATTGTGTTCGGATTGGTTGCAAAAGACAACGGTTCCACAGCATTGATGATTATGATGGTTTCAATTATCATTCTGATTATAGGGCAATTGGCTTGGCAATATGTAGCGGGATTCATCTCGGTTGCTGTAGTTTTCGTTGTGATGTTTTTAGTCATTGCATTAAATACGAATCTAATTGGAGGAAACCGTGTTCACACTTGGATGAGCCGTATCGAAACGTTTACGAGTTCCAAAAAGACTGCAGATGTTGAAGACGAGAGTATCAAAGCAAAAAACTATCAGGTAATGCAAGCGAAAGCGGCTATTGTTCACGGTGGATTTAATGGAATCGGACCAGGGAAAAGTGCGTTAAAACAGACTTTGCCACAATCGGTTTCGGATTTTATTTTTGCCATTATTGTGGAAGAATACGGCTGGATAGGCGCTTTTGTGCTGATAAGCCTTTATATGATAATGATAATCAGAATTGTAATGATAGCCAGTAAAATGCCCGCATTTTTTGGCTCGTTGCTCGTATTAGCAATCGGATTAATGATATTCATTCAATTATCTGTGAATATTGCGGTTGCGGTAAATCTGATTCCGGTTACAGGCCAGCCTTTACCGTTAATAAGCTATGGTGGAACATCAATGCTGGTAACGTACATTCAGTTAGGAATTATTTTAAATGTCAGTTCCAGAATTCAGGTTTTTGATGAAGAAGGTTTAGGCAAAAGACAAAGCATTGAAGAAATAAATGATATCGCTTAA
- the murD gene encoding UDP-N-acetylmuramoyl-L-alanine--D-glutamate ligase, whose amino-acid sequence MRVVILGGGESGVGAAYLAKAKGFDVFLSDMGTIRENYKKELDELGIDYEDGTHSEEKILNADWVIKSPGIPKKAEMVQKIQEKGIRLSSEIEFASEFTNAKIIAITGSNGKTTTTSLIYYILKEDGFNVGLGGNIGKSFAKQVAEENFDYYVLEVSSFQLDDIQNFRPYISLLLNLSKDHLDQYNYNYEEYALAKFRIAENQDANNFFIYNKDDEMSKSILEKLDLKVTKVPFSLDERLEKGAFSIDENFVVNINDGFTMNIDELSLVGKHNVANSLAASIAGKLLEISNESIRHSLMTFQAVEHRLEPVAEIRGVKFINDSKATNVNATYFALESMKQPVVWIVGGKDKGNDYTEIEELVRKKVKAIVCLGVDNHKIIDFFKDKKTEIYDTSSMQKAVEVSKSIAEKGDVVLLSPCCASFDLFNGYEDRGNQFKKEVLDELTIKN is encoded by the coding sequence ATGAGAGTAGTAATACTTGGAGGAGGCGAAAGCGGCGTTGGTGCTGCATATCTGGCAAAAGCCAAAGGCTTTGATGTCTTTCTTTCGGATATGGGAACTATCCGGGAGAATTACAAAAAAGAATTGGACGAGCTTGGGATTGACTATGAAGACGGAACACATTCAGAAGAAAAAATTCTGAATGCCGATTGGGTCATCAAAAGTCCTGGAATTCCAAAGAAAGCGGAAATGGTTCAGAAGATTCAGGAAAAAGGAATCCGATTGTCTTCTGAGATTGAATTTGCTTCGGAATTTACCAATGCAAAAATTATTGCAATTACAGGAAGTAATGGAAAAACGACGACAACGTCTTTGATTTATTATATTCTGAAGGAAGACGGATTCAATGTCGGATTGGGCGGGAACATCGGAAAAAGCTTTGCAAAGCAGGTTGCCGAAGAGAATTTTGATTATTATGTCTTGGAAGTGAGTAGTTTCCAGTTGGATGATATACAGAATTTCAGGCCATATATTTCATTGTTGTTGAATTTGTCTAAGGACCATCTTGACCAGTACAACTACAATTACGAAGAATATGCTTTGGCTAAGTTCAGAATTGCTGAAAATCAGGATGCTAACAATTTTTTCATTTATAATAAAGATGACGAAATGAGCAAATCAATTCTTGAAAAATTGGATTTGAAAGTGACCAAAGTTCCATTTTCATTGGATGAAAGATTGGAAAAAGGAGCTTTCTCGATTGATGAAAATTTTGTAGTCAATATCAATGACGGATTCACAATGAATATTGATGAATTATCACTGGTTGGAAAACATAATGTGGCAAATAGTTTAGCAGCGAGTATTGCCGGAAAGTTATTGGAAATCAGCAATGAAAGTATCAGACATTCCTTGATGACATTTCAGGCAGTTGAGCACAGATTAGAACCTGTTGCAGAAATCCGCGGAGTGAAGTTCATCAACGACAGTAAAGCAACAAATGTTAATGCGACTTATTTCGCTTTGGAAAGTATGAAGCAGCCGGTTGTTTGGATTGTTGGCGGAAAAGACAAAGGAAATGACTATACAGAAATTGAAGAATTAGTCAGAAAAAAAGTTAAAGCGATTGTTTGCTTAGGTGTTGATAATCATAAGATTATTGATTTCTTCAAAGATAAGAAAACTGAGATTTATGACACTTCCAGTATGCAGAAAGCGGTAGAAGTTTCTAAATCAATTGCAGAAAAAGGAGACGTGGTTTTATTGTCGCCTTGTTGCGCGAGTTTTGATTTGTTCAACGGTTATGAAGACCGTGGAAATCAATTCAAAAAAGAAGTTTTAGACGAATTGACAATTAAGAATTAG
- the mraY gene encoding phospho-N-acetylmuramoyl-pentapeptide-transferase, whose product MLYYLYEYLSSHGIHVPGMNLFKYISFRAAMAVLFSLIIAMAYGKRIINFLRRRQMGELVRDLGLEGQKQKEGTPTMGGLIIILATIIPVLLFTRITNVYIILLIISVLWMGAIGFLDDYLKKVKKNKDGLSGKFKVIGQVGLGLIVGVTMYFHPDVEVKRKYADATVINRNNVEQNFMPDEKIPVSTVPFTKNNEFDYSGILFWMDDAKAHEWAWIVFIPIVIFIVTAVSNGANITDGIDGLAAGTSTVILLTLAFFAYVSGNMIFADYLNIMFLPHMGETTIFALALVGAVIGFFWYNTYPAQIFMGDTGSLMLGGVIAVLAIILRKELLIPVLCGVFLIENLSVILQVMVFKYRKKKYGLEYAQNNRLFKMSPLHHHYQKEGFHESKIVNRMIIVGVMLAIICLITLKTR is encoded by the coding sequence ATGCTTTATTACCTATACGAATATCTTTCCAGCCACGGAATCCACGTTCCAGGAATGAACTTGTTCAAGTACATTTCGTTCCGTGCGGCGATGGCAGTTTTGTTTTCGCTGATTATTGCGATGGCTTACGGAAAAAGAATCATCAATTTCCTAAGAAGAAGACAAATGGGAGAATTGGTGAGAGACCTTGGTTTGGAAGGGCAAAAACAGAAGGAAGGAACGCCGACAATGGGAGGTTTGATTATCATTTTGGCAACCATTATTCCGGTTTTGTTATTTACCAGAATTACCAATGTTTATATCATCCTTTTAATTATTTCGGTTTTGTGGATGGGCGCGATTGGGTTTTTGGACGATTATCTCAAAAAAGTTAAGAAAAATAAGGACGGATTAAGTGGAAAATTCAAAGTAATCGGGCAAGTTGGTTTAGGCTTAATTGTCGGAGTTACAATGTATTTCCACCCTGATGTTGAGGTTAAGAGAAAGTATGCTGACGCAACGGTTATCAACAGAAATAATGTAGAACAGAACTTTATGCCGGACGAGAAAATTCCGGTTTCTACAGTTCCTTTTACAAAGAATAATGAGTTTGATTACAGTGGAATTTTGTTCTGGATGGATGATGCAAAAGCACACGAATGGGCTTGGATTGTTTTCATCCCGATTGTAATTTTCATTGTAACAGCAGTTTCCAACGGTGCAAATATCACGGATGGAATTGACGGATTAGCTGCAGGAACAAGTACAGTGATTCTATTGACTTTAGCATTTTTTGCTTACGTTTCCGGAAATATGATTTTCGCAGACTATCTGAATATTATGTTTCTTCCGCATATGGGCGAGACCACGATTTTTGCGCTTGCATTGGTTGGAGCGGTAATAGGATTTTTCTGGTACAACACCTATCCTGCACAGATTTTTATGGGCGATACAGGAAGCTTGATGTTAGGTGGTGTAATAGCCGTTTTAGCAATCATTCTAAGGAAAGAATTATTAATTCCCGTTTTGTGCGGCGTGTTCCTTATCGAAAATCTTTCAGTGATCCTGCAGGTAATGGTTTTCAAATACAGAAAGAAAAAATATGGGCTGGAATATGCTCAAAACAATAGATTATTCAAGATGTCGCCATTGCATCATCATTATCAGAAAGAAGGTTTTCACGAAAGTAAAATTGTGAACCGAATGATAATTGTGGGTGTAATGCTGGCGATTATTTGTCTAATTACTTTAAAAACTAGATAA
- a CDS encoding UDP-N-acetylmuramoyl-L-alanyl-D-glutamate--2,6-diaminopimelate ligase, whose protein sequence is MNLEKLLQRIQILETIGTLALSEVEVSELVFDSRKVVENSLYVALKGTVSDGHSYIKQSIEKGAKVIVCEELPSEINDEVTYLKVEDSSKTLGHLASNFYGNPSQKLNLIGVTGTNGKTTVTTLLFDIFKTLGYQSALISTVEYRIGDEIIPSTHTTPDVIRLNQMLAKAVEIGCEYAFMEVSSHGISQDRIEGLHFKIAGFTNITHDHLDYHKTFQNYIYAKKRFFDELEDSAIAITNADDKNGSVMLQNTKAKKKTFALKTMADFHGKVLEVDFNGMLLNFNNKEFWTTLTGKFNAYNLLLAYGIALELGMREDEVLQAISILHRVNGRFETIKSDSGIFFVVDYSHTPDALENVLDSINEIRTKNERLICVFGCGGDRDKTKRPEMGDIATKKSTLAIITSDNPRTEEPTQIIKEIEAGVQPQNFSKYTSIPDRREAIKMAIKFAEPKDIVLVAGKGHETYQEINGVKHHFDDKETIRELLQLMGK, encoded by the coding sequence ATGAATTTAGAAAAATTATTACAAAGAATCCAAATCTTGGAAACTATCGGAACTCTTGCACTCAGCGAAGTCGAAGTGTCGGAATTGGTTTTCGACAGCAGAAAAGTTGTTGAAAATTCTTTGTATGTGGCATTGAAAGGAACAGTTTCAGATGGACATTCTTACATCAAGCAAAGCATTGAAAAAGGTGCAAAAGTGATTGTATGTGAAGAATTACCTTCAGAAATTAATGATGAAGTAACTTATTTGAAGGTTGAAGATTCTTCCAAAACTTTAGGACATTTAGCGTCTAATTTTTACGGAAATCCTTCTCAAAAATTAAATCTAATCGGCGTTACCGGAACCAACGGAAAAACGACGGTGACTACTTTATTGTTCGACATATTCAAAACTTTGGGTTATCAATCCGCTTTAATTTCTACTGTTGAATATAGAATCGGAGACGAGATTATCCCTTCAACTCACACAACGCCGGATGTCATTAGATTAAATCAAATGTTGGCAAAAGCGGTAGAAATCGGTTGTGAATATGCTTTTATGGAAGTCAGTTCTCACGGAATTTCTCAAGACAGAATTGAAGGTTTACATTTCAAAATTGCCGGTTTTACGAATATCACGCACGACCATTTGGATTATCACAAGACGTTTCAGAACTACATCTACGCAAAGAAAAGATTCTTTGACGAGTTGGAAGATTCTGCAATTGCCATCACAAATGCTGATGACAAAAATGGTTCGGTAATGCTTCAAAATACAAAAGCAAAAAAGAAAACTTTCGCTTTGAAAACAATGGCAGATTTCCACGGAAAAGTGCTGGAAGTGGACTTCAACGGAATGTTATTGAATTTCAATAACAAAGAATTCTGGACAACATTGACTGGGAAGTTTAATGCTTATAATCTGCTTTTGGCTTACGGAATTGCGTTGGAATTAGGGATGAGAGAAGATGAAGTTTTACAGGCGATTTCTATTCTTCACAGAGTGAACGGAAGATTTGAAACAATAAAATCCGACAGCGGAATTTTCTTCGTAGTTGACTATTCACACACACCGGATGCATTGGAAAATGTGTTGGACAGCATCAACGAAATCAGAACCAAAAACGAAAGATTGATTTGTGTTTTCGGTTGTGGAGGCGACAGAGATAAAACCAAACGTCCGGAAATGGGCGACATTGCTACCAAAAAATCGACTTTGGCCATCATCACTTCGGACAATCCAAGAACTGAAGAACCAACGCAGATTATCAAAGAAATAGAAGCCGGAGTTCAACCACAGAATTTCAGCAAGTACACTTCGATTCCTGACAGAAGAGAAGCGATAAAAATGGCAATCAAATTTGCCGAACCAAAAGATATTGTTTTGGTAGCTGGAAAAGGCCACGAAACATATCAGGAAATCAATGGAGTGAAACATCATTTTGATGACAAAGAAACGATTAGGGAATTATTACAATTAATGGGAAAATAA